The DNA region ATGGGGCAAAATCGTGCGGAATTGCTATAGTACCACGCGAATGAGATCGCCAGCGTCAGGGACTTCGCGTGATGATGAACCAACAAGAGCTGCTGGAACGGATCGACTCGACAAAAGAAGTAGTTATCGAGCTCGGTTGCGGCCCGAACAAACGTCCCGGCGCGATCGGCTTCGACCGATTTCCACTCCCCGGTGTCGACTTTGTGGCGGATCTGGAAGCCGGATTGGACTTTTTGCCGGACAATTCAGTGGACGAGTTCTACTCTAAGCACGTGCTGGAGCACATCGAGAACTTCGAGCCGTTGATGCGGGGCATCCATCGCGCGCTTAAGCCCACGGGACGTAAAGTGGCAGTTGTTCCCCATTTCTCCAACCCTTATTACTATTCCGACTATACGCACAAACGATTCTTCGGACTGTATACGTTCGACTATATGGCCGACCGCGATCGTCGTTATCGCCGCAGCATTCCCAACTTCTACGTCGACTTTCGGTTCCGCGTTGTGTCGCGGAAGTTGAAATTCCGCTCGAAATTCTTTGTTCGCGACCAGATCAAAAGTCTGCAGAAGCGGCTGTTTAATCTCAATCCGTACATGCAGGAATTGTACGAAGAGTCGCTGTGCTATTGGTTTCCTTGTCACGAACTAGAATTCGTGCTGACGCCGGTGAAACCACCGCCGTCTCACTCGTAGGCGATGGCCGACAACAAATCGAGTCTCGCCGCGCGCTCGCCAGGAGACCAGGCCGCCA from Pirellulales bacterium includes:
- a CDS encoding methyltransferase domain-containing protein — translated: MMNQQELLERIDSTKEVVIELGCGPNKRPGAIGFDRFPLPGVDFVADLEAGLDFLPDNSVDEFYSKHVLEHIENFEPLMRGIHRALKPTGRKVAVVPHFSNPYYYSDYTHKRFFGLYTFDYMADRDRRYRRSIPNFYVDFRFRVVSRKLKFRSKFFVRDQIKSLQKRLFNLNPYMQELYEESLCYWFPCHELEFVLTPVKPPPSHS